AAACGCTGACCACGACTCGGCTGCCGAGCAGATTGTGCAGGACATTCGGTCGGGCGACCGTAGCGCTCTCGCCCGCGCCATTACACTGGTAGAGAGCAAGGCGGAGCGTCACCGGCTTCTGGCCGAAAAGGTTCTCGATCAATGTGCGCGAACTGGACGCGAGTCAGTCCGCGTTGGTTTCTCGGGGGTGCCCGGGGCCGGCAAAAGTACGCTGATCGAAAAACTTGGAATGCGACTAATTGGAGATGGCCACCGAGTCGCCGTTCTTGCCGTGGACCCGTCGAGCACGCGTAGTGGCGGCAGTATCCTCGGCGACAAGACGAGGATGGAGGACTTGTCCCGCGAAACGAATGCGTTTATTCGGCCGTCGCCGTCTCAAGGGTCTCTCGGTGGTGTCGCCACACGCACCCGCGAAGCGATCTCATTGTGCGAAGCGGCAGGATATGACATCGTTTTGATTGAGACCGTCGGAGTGGGTCAGTCCGAGGCGGAGGTCGCGCATCTGGCGGACTTTGTGTTTCTGCTCGCGGTAACAGGCGCCGGCGACGAATTGCAGGGTATCAAGAGAGGCGTCATTGAATATGCGGATGCGGTTCTGGTTACCAAGGCTGATGGTGATAATGAGTCTGCCGCGAGAATTGCAGTTCAGACCTATGAAGCGGCTCTTCAGCTGTTTCGCGATCGTGACTCGGGGTGGAGTCCGCGCATCCTGGCTGTATCTGCCCTGGAAGATCGCGGGTTGAATACCCTCTGGTCTATTGTCTCCGACTACAGAGCCGCCACAAAGACAAGTGGGTACTGGGACGAGAATCGATCAAATCAGTCGGTGTACTGGCTCCACGCAAGTCTGATAACCGAAATTCAGGAATCCATTTCAGCCAGTGCCGAGATTCGCGAAGGACTTGCCAGGCTGGAGGATCGTGTGCGGAATGGCCTGATATCACCCAGATCAGCGGCAGCAGCGATTCTGAAGTCGTTCCTTAAACTCGACCATTCGTGAGAGGTCTCTTACGCCAATCGAGTAACCGCGCTACGTAATCGTCGGACGCAAGTAGACCGGCCGAGCAGTTCCATCAGTTCGAACAGACCAGGGCCGAACGTCACTCCCGACACGGCAAGACGACATGGATGGATGATTCGGCCGGCGCCAACCTGGCGTTCTTCAGCGAGATCGCGAAGGACGGTCTCAGCCGTTTCTGCATCCAGGTTGCTCGCCTCGTCAAGTCGAGCCGCATAAGCTGTCAGCAGTGGACCAGAGTCGTCCTTCCACCTCTTGGCAATTCCCTTCTCGTCATACCGATCCGGGTCTTCGAAGAAATACCTCGCCGCCGCCACATCGGCGGCAAATGAGATGCGATCGCGCATCAAATCGAGCACCGCTGAAAGGTAGTCGTCAGCAACATCAAGACCTGCCGTATCGAGATGAGTCCGCACCCTGCTGCTCAACACCTCAGCGTCCAGGCGCCGAAGATGTTGCTCGTTGAACCAGCGAAGTTTGTCTATGCTGAATTGCACTCCGCTCGACCCCACTCGTTCAAGCGTGAATACTCCGGCGAGCTCATCGAGATCAAATATCTCCTGATCTGTTCCGGGATTCCAACCAAGAAACGCGATGTAGTTCAGCAAAGCCTCGGGTTCATATCCCTCCGCCTGGTAGTCGCTGACAAAGACCGGAATTCCCTGGGATTCGGCATTCCTCTTCGAGAGTTTGCCGCCTGTCGGGCTGAGGATTAGGGGAAGATGGGCCATCGCAGGAACGTCCCAACCGAGAAATCGATACAGCAACACGTGCTTCGGAGTGGACGAGAGCCACTCCTCTCCGCGAATCACGTGTGTGATACCCATCAGATGATCATCAACGACATTGGCCAGATGATACGTTGGCATCCCATCCGACTTGACGAGAATCTGGTCATCGACCTCGTTGCTGTTAAACGAGACCTCGCCTCGCACAATGTCCGAGAACGTGACCACTTCATCCTCGGGAACCCTGAGCCTGATCACATGCGGAACGCCCTCGGCGACCAATCTTTCAACATCGCCGACTGCAAGCGACAGAGAGTTCTTCATCGACCCGCGTGTTGATGCAGAATATCTGGGTGGCGCCTGACCGTCGGATGTTTTCGTCGAGCGAAGCGTGTCCAACTCCTCCGGTGTGTCGAACGCCAGGTATGCGTGTCCTTGATCGAGAAGGGTTTGTGCAGCATCCGAATAATGTCGGGTGCGTTCTGACTGACGGTACGGTCCTCGATCACCGCCGGCCACCGGGCTCTCATCAAAATGCAGGCCTGCCCATGCCAGGGATGTGATAATATCCTGTTCCGCGTCTGCGACGAAGCGGCTGCGGTCCGTGTCTTCGATCCGGAGAATGGCGCTCCCTCCCTGACCCTGTGCCAGGAGGACGTTGTACAGTGCGGTTCGCAATCCCCCAATGTGAAGGTAGCCCGTGGGGCTGGGTGCAAATCGGACTCTTGTGCTCATCGGTATCGCCAGTGACGTG
This sequence is a window from Rhodothermales bacterium. Protein-coding genes within it:
- the meaB gene encoding methylmalonyl Co-A mutase-associated GTPase MeaB, which translates into the protein MVQDIRSGDRSALARAITLVESKAERHRLLAEKVLDQCARTGRESVRVGFSGVPGAGKSTLIEKLGMRLIGDGHRVAVLAVDPSSTRSGGSILGDKTRMEDLSRETNAFIRPSPSQGSLGGVATRTREAISLCEAAGYDIVLIETVGVGQSEAEVAHLADFVFLLAVTGAGDELQGIKRGVIEYADAVLVTKADGDNESAARIAVQTYEAALQLFRDRDSGWSPRILAVSALEDRGLNTLWSIVSDYRAATKTSGYWDENRSNQSVYWLHASLITEIQESISASAEIREGLARLEDRVRNGLISPRSAAAAILKSFLKLDHS
- a CDS encoding glutamate--tRNA ligase, coding for MSTRVRFAPSPTGYLHIGGLRTALYNVLLAQGQGGSAILRIEDTDRSRFVADAEQDIITSLAWAGLHFDESPVAGGDRGPYRQSERTRHYSDAAQTLLDQGHAYLAFDTPEELDTLRSTKTSDGQAPPRYSASTRGSMKNSLSLAVGDVERLVAEGVPHVIRLRVPEDEVVTFSDIVRGEVSFNSNEVDDQILVKSDGMPTYHLANVVDDHLMGITHVIRGEEWLSSTPKHVLLYRFLGWDVPAMAHLPLILSPTGGKLSKRNAESQGIPVFVSDYQAEGYEPEALLNYIAFLGWNPGTDQEIFDLDELAGVFTLERVGSSGVQFSIDKLRWFNEQHLRRLDAEVLSSRVRTHLDTAGLDVADDYLSAVLDLMRDRISFAADVAAARYFFEDPDRYDEKGIAKRWKDDSGPLLTAYAARLDEASNLDAETAETVLRDLAEERQVGAGRIIHPCRLAVSGVTFGPGLFELMELLGRSTCVRRLRSAVTRLA